The genomic interval GAGCGTCTTCGTCGATCAGCGCAACGACTCCCGCCTGTCCCTCGCCGGCGCGGCGACCGATGCCGACGGCGGCTCGGCCCGCACCCAGCGCGAGACCGTCTACCGCGGCGCGAGCCCGTCGCGTGCCGGCGGCACCCTCGGCCTGGCCGCCGAGGGGGTCGATCCCACCTACTACCGCGTGACCGCGGCGGGCGTGCTGTCGCTGACCGATCCTTCCGGAGACGGCGACGCCACGACCCTCCGCGCGGCCGTCGGCCCCGCCGCGTTCGACGCCGGCCCGGCCCCGGTGGGTTACCGCGTCGCCGGCGGGCTCTCCGCCACCGCCGGCCGCAAGGCCGGCAGCCTGACGCTGGACAACCTCGACCTCACAACCGACGGCGGCCGCGGACGCGGGGCCAACGACGCCGACGACGTCTTCACCTACGAGCTGACGGTGCTCGACCACGCGACGGCCTCGCTCGCCGCCGGCGAGACCCGCCGAAGCGGCTCGCTGGACCTGGGGGTCGTCGCCCTGGGCGGCCCCGGCTTCGCGGAGGACGTCGCCGTCTTCAACCGCTCGGGCACGCCCGGCTTCACCGCCGACCTGCTCGCCGACGGGACGCGCAGCGACGACGCCCGCGTCAGCGCCGGCTCCTTCGGGACCGTCGCCGGCGGCGCGGCGGGCACGGCCCGCGTCTTGCTCCGCGGCGACCGCCTCGGCTCCGTGGACGCCCGCGTGAGCCTCGACGCCCGCGAGCCGGCCTTCGCCGGGCAGCGGCCGATCGAGGGGCTGGACCTCAGCGTCACCGGCCGGGTCGCCCTTGGCGGTGATGCGACCCTCGACGGCCGCGTCGACGCCCGCGACGCCGCGGCGCTGCGGGCCGGCCGCCTCGCCGGCGCCGATGCGTGGACCGGCGGCGACTTCGACCGCGACGCCGACGTCGACGCCGACGACCTGCTGGTCTTCGCCGCCGGCTTCGGCACTGTCGAGAACGCCGGCGAGGCCGCCCGCGCCGGCGGCCCCGCCGCGGGCAGCGGCGACGCGGTCCTCGCCGCCGGGGCGAACGCGTCGGCCGGCGACGGCTCGGCCGACTTCCTCTACGACGTGCTCACCGGCGACTTCTTCGTCGACGCCGACGGCGAGAGCCTCTGGTCGGTCTCGGTGACCACGCTCGCCGACGCCTCCGCCGCCGGCTCGCCCGCCGCGGACTGGGCCTTCGCCGACTTCGGCAACCAGCTGGAGCTGACCGACCGCT from Phycisphaera mikurensis NBRC 102666 carries:
- a CDS encoding endonuclease; protein product: MRAVVCLVLVAAASPASADAFDAPAGFYDGVGGTGASLERDLRERMSRGHNQSRYGDMKDSAAILDADPERPGFLLTAYDRQSVRARWDGGRTWNREHVWPQSRQPGSARDSSRGNLGDQHALRPADPRLNSSRGNEHFVGAGLTGGPRRTGGGFFPGTADRGDVARSLFYSSTRYGLGLVRGEPGGQQMGDLDTLVAWHYLDTPDDFERRRNHAVYSRDLNPRFFQNNRNAYVDLPEAVWSVFVDQRNDSRLSLAGAATDADGGSARTQRETVYRGASPSRAGGTLGLAAEGVDPTYYRVTAAGVLSLTDPSGDGDATTLRAAVGPAAFDAGPAPVGYRVAGGLSATAGRKAGSLTLDNLDLTTDGGRGRGANDADDVFTYELTVLDHATASLAAGETRRSGSLDLGVVALGGPGFAEDVAVFNRSGTPGFTADLLADGTRSDDARVSAGSFGTVAGGAAGTARVLLRGDRLGSVDARVSLDAREPAFAGQRPIEGLDLSVTGRVALGGDATLDGRVDARDAAALRAGRLAGADAWTGGDFDRDADVDADDLLVFAAGFGTVENAGEAARAGGPAAGSGDAVLAAGANASAGDGSADFLYDVLTGDFFVDADGESLWSVSVTTLADASAAGSPAADWAFADFGNQLELTDRSAGAAATDGSFLFASLTAGLTADAFGGVSYFSLASDTARTGGVVLLIPEPGTLAGAAVLLVFASRRPRTAGASA